The Patescibacteria group bacterium genome includes a window with the following:
- a CDS encoding glycosyltransferase family 4 protein: MRIAFIGQKGIPTRQGGIEKHVEELSTRLVEQGFNVTVYGRPSYTGDNCKEYDYRGVKIIQLPSLATKHLDAITHTFIATIHALFQNYDIIHYHGVGPSLLSFIPRLLKPRTKVIVTFHCIDRTHQKWGRFARLILAIGEWTAVTFPHKTIVISNILKKYCLYRFDKECRYIPNGVAVMPPEDEQYNLIKNGLVAGEYIIAVSRLVPHKGIHTLIKAYNSIATDKKLVIIGDGANTDAYVAKIKNLAKNNPNIILAGLKSGNELTAIFKNAYLFVQPSEAEGLSIALLEAMAYGVPAIISNIEENQEPAESLALEFINKSWESLARQLEFALANPLEIKHFADLAQKRATTEYDWQDITQQTSILYRELIKEKQLELLTAKYKHNG; encoded by the coding sequence ATGCGTATAGCTTTTATCGGTCAAAAAGGCATTCCTACCCGCCAGGGTGGAATCGAAAAACATGTTGAGGAACTCTCCACCAGACTGGTTGAGCAGGGTTTTAACGTTACCGTTTATGGTCGACCGAGCTATACCGGTGACAACTGTAAAGAGTATGATTACCGCGGAGTCAAAATCATCCAACTCCCCTCTTTGGCTACTAAACACTTAGATGCCATCACTCACACCTTTATCGCTACTATTCATGCCTTATTTCAGAACTATGACATCATTCATTACCACGGCGTCGGCCCTTCGCTTTTATCTTTTATTCCTCGACTCTTAAAACCGCGCACCAAAGTAATCGTTACCTTCCATTGTATTGATCGCACCCATCAGAAATGGGGCCGCTTCGCCCGTTTGATTTTAGCCATCGGCGAATGGACTGCCGTTACCTTCCCTCATAAAACCATCGTCATCTCCAACATCTTAAAAAAATATTGCCTTTACCGCTTTGATAAGGAATGCCGGTATATTCCTAATGGCGTGGCCGTAATGCCACCGGAAGATGAACAATATAACTTGATCAAAAACGGCTTAGTCGCCGGCGAATACATTATCGCCGTTTCCCGCCTGGTGCCCCATAAAGGCATCCACACTTTGATCAAAGCTTACAATTCCATTGCGACTGACAAAAAATTAGTCATTATCGGGGATGGTGCCAACACTGATGCCTACGTGGCCAAAATCAAAAATCTAGCCAAAAATAACCCCAATATTATTTTGGCCGGACTAAAGTCAGGCAACGAATTAACGGCTATATTTAAAAATGCTTACTTATTCGTCCAGCCTTCGGAAGCCGAGGGTTTGTCTATTGCTTTACTGGAAGCCATGGCTTATGGCGTTCCGGCTATTATTTCTAATATTGAGGAAAATCAAGAACCGGCTGAAAGCTTAGCCTTAGAATTCATCAACAAATCCTGGGAGAGCCTGGCCAGACAACTGGAATTCGCTTTAGCTAATCCATTAGAAATAAAACACTTCGCCGACTTAGCTCAAAAACGCGCGACCACTGAATATGATTGGCAAGATATCACGCAACAGACTTCCATCCTGTATCGCGAACTGATCAAAGAAAAACAACTTGAATTATTAACTGCCAAATATAAGCATAACGGCTAA
- a CDS encoding immunoglobulin-like domain-containing protein has translation MLSPPILGQIRTAKAGKQKGVKPMRPMRKVSLFLVALLALSAIGLTGCMPDKLIVSGDFYVRADDARDEDYYLGSVDLTNEANMPIDYVEADYAIWNVDTVFGSGRTIPFDWTISKTGADPETSAPRVWQKGSNRASVKMTLDGSRFGLIFDAGVGYRNSEGVGITTWTAQKSCLMATDWSGEGEGEGEGETAPVITDQPDSLSANIGQQVQFTVGATGGNLKYCWQDNGIDITPNQYSGGVNSASLTIYSVGEINEGAYRCKVWNSQGSVYSNPAILTVTGGSTGDITPPVITLNGASTIYLSVGGSWIDPGATAIDAVDGPIYKIMVSGSVNTTITGTYYVTYSASDNSGNQASVTRTIIVGSVAPTSDLKIALTWNGSYLYFSATNAPANGLIGLELYQPSSPWIERECFSVSSAGIANGTVAKFRVGVSRTIRFSVVTNASSGGFVANDTVTVTLDGATIPLVNDGNGNWAFQATV, from the coding sequence ATGTTGTCGCCCCCAATCTTAGGGCAAATTCGTACCGCTAAGGCGGGAAAACAAAAAGGAGTTAAGCCCATGCGTCCCATGCGTAAGGTATCATTGTTTCTGGTTGCTTTGCTGGCCCTGTCGGCCATCGGTCTCACCGGTTGTATGCCGGATAAACTGATCGTTTCCGGCGACTTCTACGTCCGCGCGGATGACGCGCGAGATGAGGATTACTACTTGGGGTCCGTCGATTTGACCAATGAGGCCAATATGCCCATTGATTACGTCGAGGCGGACTATGCCATATGGAATGTGGACACCGTTTTTGGTAGCGGTAGGACAATCCCGTTCGACTGGACGATCAGCAAGACCGGCGCCGATCCCGAAACTTCGGCCCCGCGAGTCTGGCAGAAGGGTTCCAATCGTGCCAGCGTTAAGATGACTCTGGACGGTTCGCGCTTCGGCCTGATCTTTGATGCCGGCGTCGGCTATCGCAATAGCGAGGGCGTCGGCATTACGACTTGGACGGCGCAAAAGTCCTGCCTGATGGCAACCGATTGGTCCGGCGAGGGCGAAGGAGAAGGCGAGGGCGAAACTGCTCCCGTTATCACCGATCAGCCCGATTCTTTGTCGGCCAATATCGGCCAGCAAGTACAATTCACGGTTGGCGCCACCGGCGGTAATCTGAAATACTGCTGGCAGGATAACGGGATTGATATCACGCCCAACCAGTATTCGGGCGGAGTCAATTCGGCAAGTCTGACGATTTACTCCGTCGGAGAAATCAACGAGGGCGCCTATCGCTGCAAGGTCTGGAATAGCCAGGGATCGGTTTATTCCAATCCGGCCATTCTGACCGTTACCGGCGGTTCAACCGGCGACATCACGCCGCCGGTCATTACGCTTAACGGCGCTTCCACGATCTATTTGTCGGTGGGCGGTTCCTGGATTGATCCTGGGGCCACGGCCATAGACGCTGTAGACGGTCCCATCTACAAAATCATGGTGTCCGGCAGCGTCAATACGACGATTACCGGAACTTACTATGTCACCTACTCCGCTAGCGACAACAGCGGCAATCAGGCGTCGGTTACGCGGACGATCATTGTTGGCAGTGTCGCTCCCACCAGCGATTTGAAAATCGCCTTGACGTGGAATGGCAGTTACCTGTATTTTTCGGCCACGAACGCGCCGGCCAACGGACTTATTGGACTGGAACTCTACCAGCCCAGCAGTCCCTGGATTGAACGGGAATGTTTCTCTGTTTCGTCCGCGGGGATAGCCAATGGAACCGTCGCCAAGTTTCGAGTCGGTGTCAGCCGAACCATCCGGTTCTCGGTGGTCACCAACGCTTCCAGTGGCGGATTCGTCGCCAATGACACGGTAACGGTTACCCTAGACGGAGCGACCATACCGCTCGTCAATGACGGGAACGGCAATTGGGCTTTCCAAGCCACCGTCTAA
- a CDS encoding CARDB domain-containing protein, whose amino-acid sequence MSEEIIKVESKPVEKKPRPATRITIGTLNIFLMPAKKRFHKFYHPQKNNNWLWHIIIDSLLVLAVILITVFNVYIWLNPPQYTNDISAFLTSAFSQPKLAVALKTGDDVVSPGAKLIYRVKVKNIGRASAKNITVNLHIDSELYSGENKLTFTSEQAPALIELKPNAEQEVTYSFTLNKNFVQQTANQTQPIVASYAEVLFYSEDSLKEQDVVSDKSIQKIRSDIELEAFSRYQSVEGEQLGVGSNPPLVGSATSYWIFFTANTNYNNVKNLLVTGHLPDNVRFTGRSSALSEEGISYNPNNRMVTWHLDHVTAPTSFYSIVGASLEVEIIPWQSQVGQTATLVDNIKLTATDSFTEETVKRDVKDITTATAEEPESGIVKSK is encoded by the coding sequence ATGTCAGAAGAAATAATCAAAGTTGAATCAAAGCCGGTCGAAAAAAAACCCCGCCCAGCAACCCGAATTACCATCGGTACGCTTAATATTTTCCTGATGCCGGCTAAAAAAAGATTCCATAAATTTTATCACCCGCAAAAAAATAACAACTGGCTGTGGCATATTATCATTGACAGCCTGTTGGTTCTGGCGGTTATCCTTATTACTGTTTTTAATGTCTATATCTGGCTCAATCCGCCTCAATATACCAACGACATCTCAGCTTTTCTAACCTCGGCTTTCTCTCAACCGAAATTGGCAGTCGCCTTGAAAACCGGAGACGACGTTGTCAGCCCTGGCGCTAAGCTGATTTATCGCGTTAAAGTCAAAAACATCGGACGCGCCTCAGCCAAGAATATTACTGTCAATCTGCATATTGACAGCGAACTTTATTCCGGAGAAAACAAACTCACCTTTACTTCGGAACAAGCTCCGGCTTTAATAGAACTGAAACCTAACGCTGAACAAGAGGTCACCTACTCTTTTACATTGAACAAGAATTTTGTTCAGCAAACAGCCAACCAAACCCAACCCATTGTCGCTTCTTACGCCGAAGTACTGTTTTACTCCGAAGACAGTCTTAAAGAACAGGATGTAGTCAGCGATAAATCAATCCAAAAAATTAGAAGCGATATTGAACTGGAGGCCTTCAGCCGCTATCAATCAGTTGAGGGGGAACAGCTCGGCGTCGGATCCAACCCTCCTCTGGTCGGCTCAGCAACCAGCTATTGGATTTTCTTCACCGCCAACACTAACTATAATAACGTCAAAAATTTATTAGTCACCGGCCATTTGCCAGACAATGTCCGATTCACCGGCCGTTCCAGTGCCTTAAGTGAAGAAGGTATCAGCTATAATCCCAATAACAGAATGGTCACTTGGCACCTTGATCACGTAACAGCACCTACCAGTTTCTATTCTATCGTCGGCGCCTCGCTGGAAGTGGAAATCATTCCTTGGCAAAGCCAGGTCGGCCAAACGGCAACCCTAGTTGATAACATCAAATTGACCGCTACTGATTCGTTCACGGAGGAAACGGTAAAAAGGGACGTAAAGGATATCACTACAGCCACGGCTGAAGAACCTGAGAGTGGCATAGTAAAAAGTAAGTAA
- a CDS encoding glycosyltransferase codes for MKILQVNKFLYPKGGAETYLFALSNLLMAHGHEVIYFSQKNSKNIKNDQEKYFVTDLDLGRLNFKALLLIFRIFWSPLSRYKIKKLIKKERPELAHIHNIYHQLSPAVLAGIKEYGLPTVMTVHDFKLVTPGYTLRADGIKKRHKDSFIIDWLLKLEFAFHRSIGVYNHCIDIFIAPSQFVKDELIKAGYKAKKIIIVPHFIKLNTFSVQKNTEKYFFSFGRLDESKGTDDIIRAFAALPENGLKLKIAGSGPEEENLHRLIKEFKAENRIELIGFKQGQELLDLIGNSLAVVFASRVHETFGLTVLESLALGKAVIASKVGAIPELIEDGQTGLLFAAADIGELKEKMSLLLRDDKLRRKLGQAGQVKAKEYSPERHYKQLEEIYNQLIKPGSAAKRKIKKIALSIILAICALLIIWPIYYIDVNRSRAFITPQHDYPRLANLYWKNPITLDDAKQLAKWDIIVLDMQAQTNSASAIKEIKRLNPKAVILAYTTANEMPVERLNQVEPSGSGLWHELAQGNKSAWRLKTISGDSIVFWPGNVMMNLGTKDETGKTYADYLADFYQNKILSTGLWDGLFFDNVWQNVTWFNKNTDIDNNGRQRPTAEIDWQWQNYYRDFFQKLRDRFGSQYLIIGNGDGAYHQLINGRMFESFPDYWQGGWSGSLKSYNEVNDNGYAPRLNIIESNTANTGNRYDYQSMRYGLTSSLMFDGYYAFGYGTNLREQLWWYDEYDAQIGQPVSDPYNLLDRNSKQWKAGVWQRDFEFGTVVVNSTDKPQTIYFDGEYEKLRGTQDKLTNDGAIINRLTLAAGDGIIMMRPLNTITDATYINGSFARIFDGQGKVKRNGFFSYDNNFKGSNKILKLDLNNDGERETIVAGLNSITLYDKRGLGVKTIYPYGDRFVGGLSLAPVKMEDNKYWLAVSPEKGGSNLIKFYDWNLSDAGKPFNAYGSRWPSLGANVAAGDVDGDGRSELIVGAGFGGGPHVKVFDLNGNLKREFFAYANNFRGGVNVATGDINGDSRDEIITGAGQTGGPHIRIWNSNNKIISQWFGFDANKRTGVKVTAADVDGDGLDEIIALTTNVFMTNK; via the coding sequence ATGAAAATCTTGCAAGTCAACAAATTCTTATACCCCAAGGGTGGAGCGGAGACTTACCTTTTCGCCCTATCTAATTTGCTGATGGCCCATGGCCATGAGGTAATTTATTTTTCCCAAAAAAATTCTAAAAACATCAAGAACGACCAGGAGAAATACTTTGTCACTGACCTGGATTTGGGCCGATTAAATTTTAAGGCCCTTTTATTGATTTTCAGGATTTTCTGGTCTCCGTTATCCCGCTATAAGATCAAAAAACTAATCAAAAAAGAACGACCGGAATTAGCCCATATCCACAATATCTATCACCAACTATCACCGGCGGTTTTGGCCGGCATCAAAGAATACGGTTTGCCTACGGTCATGACTGTACATGATTTCAAACTGGTAACCCCGGGCTACACCTTGCGCGCCGACGGCATCAAAAAGCGACACAAAGACTCTTTTATTATTGACTGGCTATTAAAGCTGGAATTTGCTTTCCATCGCTCAATCGGAGTTTACAACCATTGTATCGATATTTTTATCGCCCCCTCACAGTTCGTTAAGGATGAACTGATTAAGGCCGGCTACAAAGCGAAAAAAATAATTATCGTCCCCCACTTCATCAAACTGAACACTTTTAGTGTTCAAAAAAATACTGAAAAATATTTTTTTAGTTTCGGTCGCTTAGATGAAAGCAAGGGCACGGATGACATCATTCGCGCTTTTGCCGCTTTGCCGGAAAACGGCTTAAAACTGAAAATCGCCGGCAGTGGCCCGGAAGAAGAAAATTTACACCGACTAATTAAAGAATTCAAGGCGGAGAATCGCATTGAACTGATAGGTTTTAAACAAGGACAGGAACTGCTGGACTTAATCGGTAATTCTTTAGCCGTGGTCTTTGCTTCCCGCGTCCATGAAACTTTCGGGCTAACCGTCTTGGAATCACTAGCGCTAGGGAAAGCTGTTATCGCTTCCAAAGTCGGCGCCATCCCGGAACTAATAGAGGACGGACAAACCGGTTTATTATTTGCCGCAGCCGATATCGGCGAACTCAAAGAAAAAATGTCTTTGCTTTTACGCGACGACAAACTGCGCCGAAAACTGGGACAGGCGGGCCAAGTCAAGGCCAAGGAGTACTCCCCGGAAAGACACTACAAGCAATTAGAGGAGATTTATAATCAATTAATTAAACCGGGCAGCGCCGCCAAACGAAAAATCAAAAAAATTGCTCTCTCAATAATCCTGGCTATTTGCGCTTTACTGATTATTTGGCCGATTTACTACATTGATGTAAATCGCAGCCGGGCTTTTATTACGCCTCAGCATGATTATCCCCGTCTGGCTAATTTGTATTGGAAAAATCCGATCACTCTGGATGACGCCAAACAATTGGCCAAGTGGGATATAATCGTTCTGGATATGCAAGCGCAAACCAATAGCGCTTCAGCCATCAAAGAAATCAAACGACTCAATCCCAAAGCGGTTATTTTGGCTTACACTACGGCTAATGAAATGCCGGTGGAACGATTAAACCAAGTGGAACCTTCCGGTTCGGGTTTATGGCATGAACTGGCCCAAGGCAATAAATCAGCTTGGCGGCTTAAGACCATATCCGGCGACAGCATAGTTTTCTGGCCGGGCAATGTCATGATGAATCTAGGCACCAAAGATGAAACCGGCAAAACCTACGCCGACTACCTGGCCGACTTTTATCAGAATAAGATCCTGTCCACTGGTTTATGGGACGGCTTATTCTTTGATAACGTCTGGCAAAATGTGACCTGGTTCAATAAGAATACTGACATTGACAACAATGGCCGACAGCGGCCGACAGCAGAAATTGACTGGCAATGGCAAAATTACTACCGCGATTTTTTTCAAAAATTACGCGACCGTTTCGGCTCTCAATATTTGATTATCGGCAACGGCGACGGCGCCTACCACCAACTGATCAATGGCCGAATGTTTGAGTCCTTTCCCGACTACTGGCAAGGCGGTTGGTCCGGATCACTCAAGAGCTATAATGAAGTTAATGATAACGGCTATGCCCCGCGCCTGAATATAATTGAATCCAATACGGCTAACACCGGCAACCGCTATGACTACCAGTCCATGCGCTACGGTCTGACTTCGTCTTTGATGTTTGACGGTTACTACGCCTTCGGCTACGGCACCAACCTGCGCGAACAGCTCTGGTGGTATGACGAGTATGACGCCCAAATAGGCCAGCCCGTTTCCGACCCTTACAACTTATTGGATCGGAACTCCAAACAGTGGAAAGCTGGAGTCTGGCAGAGGGATTTTGAATTCGGTACAGTAGTCGTCAATTCCACGGACAAACCGCAAACGATTTATTTCGACGGTGAATACGAAAAACTGCGAGGCACTCAAGACAAACTAACTAATGACGGCGCCATCATCAATCGCCTGACTCTAGCTGCCGGCGATGGTATAATCATGATGCGCCCGCTTAACACTATTACGGATGCGACTTATATCAATGGTTCGTTTGCCAGGATTTTTGACGGCCAGGGCAAAGTCAAACGCAATGGCTTTTTTTCCTACGACAATAATTTCAAAGGTAGCAACAAAATCCTCAAACTGGATTTGAATAATGACGGTGAAAGAGAGACTATAGTCGCGGGCCTGAATTCCATCACTTTATACGACAAGCGCGGCTTAGGAGTCAAGACAATTTATCCTTACGGCGATCGGTTTGTCGGCGGTCTAAGCCTGGCACCAGTCAAAATGGAAGACAACAAATACTGGCTAGCGGTTAGCCCGGAAAAGGGCGGATCCAATCTGATTAAGTTTTATGATTGGAATTTAAGCGACGCGGGCAAGCCCTTCAATGCTTACGGCAGCCGGTGGCCTTCTTTAGGTGCCAATGTAGCGGCCGGCGATGTTGACGGCGACGGCCGCAGCGAGCTTATTGTCGGCGCCGGATTCGGCGGCGGTCCTCACGTCAAAGTGTTCGATTTAAACGGCAATCTGAAAAGAGAATTTTTCGCTTATGCCAATAATTTCCGAGGAGGGGTGAATGTAGCAACCGGGGACATTAACGGCGACAGCCGGGATGAAATAATCACCGGCGCCGGCCAGACCGGCGGACCACATATCCGAATCTGGAACAGTAATAATAAAATCATCAGCCAATGGTTCGGTTTTGACGCAAACAAACGCACCGGCGTCAAAGTAACCGCAGCCGATGTTGATGGCGACGGCCTAGACGAGATTATCGCTTTAACCACTAATGTATTCATGACCAATAAATAA
- a CDS encoding O-antigen ligase family protein, with amino-acid sequence MIKNKIKNQIGKYSQARKSAINLLAYVYLGALIIAIIAYGPSPLFYLLFAAIAALFILPNHYFLGFCLLITLTMLFERFFTLTGLVIDREIYKFYLLDIVMVLSFAALAVRHFILQKKRRFIWGWPETLLACFMLLVAVYLFRSLFDINAKFEVAFSSFKNYFFYPLLYFFTVLVVQSPKRLKQVSQLIMLNGVILIAFLLIGFVRGAGLWTEFTPLSTAGVRYLAGTHAFYLLIAMMIGVPLLAFNRLRNQWLGLLVFALWSMGIIVSLMRHLWLAAIIGIAALFILMPYQNKKFISRQAIKAGLLVVSLVLAAVLAANLAYFNPATETAAGNVRNISERLLSLRDLSEDTSASWRLDLWKDAQQVWQANPIWGIGFGHTILIDTGDYQNFEEIRNIHNSPLAIIVQMGLVGLIVFALFILTVFISAWRPAYTNFDLIPYYLGVAVAILIFLFASCFQPYLETNLMGIWLWILLGLLRSATIINKTVKQPEQTQIETAQ; translated from the coding sequence ATGATTAAAAACAAAATCAAAAACCAAATTGGCAAATACTCGCAAGCCAGAAAATCAGCTATTAATCTTCTGGCGTACGTTTATTTAGGCGCATTAATTATCGCGATCATCGCTTACGGTCCTTCGCCCTTGTTTTATTTGCTGTTTGCCGCCATCGCCGCGCTTTTTATCCTGCCTAATCATTACTTTCTGGGTTTTTGTTTGCTTATCACCCTGACTATGCTATTTGAACGTTTCTTCACTCTGACCGGACTAGTCATTGACCGCGAAATTTATAAATTCTACTTACTGGATATTGTCATGGTGCTGTCTTTTGCCGCTTTAGCTGTTCGGCATTTTATCCTGCAAAAAAAACGCCGGTTTATCTGGGGCTGGCCGGAAACCCTTCTGGCCTGCTTCATGCTACTGGTCGCGGTTTATCTTTTCCGCTCCCTGTTTGATATCAACGCAAAATTTGAAGTGGCTTTCAGCTCCTTCAAAAATTACTTTTTTTATCCCCTGCTGTATTTCTTTACCGTCTTAGTGGTGCAATCACCCAAAAGATTAAAACAAGTCAGCCAACTGATTATGCTTAATGGTGTTATTTTGATCGCCTTCCTGTTGATCGGTTTTGTCCGCGGTGCAGGATTATGGACTGAATTTACTCCCCTGTCCACAGCCGGAGTACGCTACTTGGCCGGCACTCATGCTTTCTATTTATTGATTGCTATGATGATTGGTGTGCCACTTTTAGCTTTTAACCGCCTGCGCAACCAGTGGTTGGGGCTCTTGGTTTTCGCCTTATGGTCCATGGGCATCATCGTTTCTTTAATGCGCCATTTGTGGCTGGCCGCGATTATCGGCATCGCCGCTTTATTCATTTTAATGCCCTATCAAAACAAAAAATTCATTTCCCGCCAAGCGATCAAGGCCGGATTGCTAGTCGTATCACTAGTCCTAGCCGCCGTCTTAGCGGCTAACCTTGCCTACTTTAATCCGGCCACGGAAACTGCCGCCGGCAATGTCCGCAATATTAGTGAACGGTTACTGTCATTGAGGGACTTAAGCGAAGACACCTCCGCTTCCTGGCGACTGGATCTCTGGAAAGACGCCCAACAAGTTTGGCAAGCCAACCCCATTTGGGGTATCGGTTTCGGCCATACAATCTTGATTGATACGGGCGACTATCAGAATTTTGAAGAAATCAGAAATATCCATAACTCGCCACTGGCTATTATAGTGCAAATGGGCTTGGTGGGACTGATTGTTTTCGCCTTATTCATCCTGACGGTTTTCATTTCCGCCTGGCGTCCGGCTTACACCAACTTTGATTTGATTCCTTATTATTTGGGCGTTGCTGTTGCCATTTTGATCTTCCTGTTTGCCAGCTGCTTCCAGCCGTATTTAGAAACTAATTTAATGGGTATTTGGCTTTGGATACTGCTAGGCCTATTGCGTTCAGCGACGATTATCAATAAAACTGTTAAACAACCCGAACAAACACAAATAGAAACCGCCCAATGA
- the mraY gene encoding phospho-N-acetylmuramoyl-pentapeptide-transferase, protein MSFDFIVIKIFSLTFISFAMAMAWTPLLTHFLYKYKLGKQIRDSSKAPIFSALHQKKSGTPTMGGILVWVTVLVLSLIIFYLSLWFDSFFSFLNFLTRPQTLLPLGCLVSAALVGLFDDYLNVRKIGPYGGGLSVKHRLAVYTLIAMAAAFWFYFRLDWDLIRVPFMGNFNLGWWFIPLVVFVIVGTAFSVNEIDGLDGLAGGTLLIAYTAFGVIAFAQGKYDLAAFCGVIVGALTAFLWFNITPARFFMGDTGAMSLGVTLAVISILTKSVLLLPIIGCLFVIEALSVIVQVLSKRLRGKKVFLSTPIHHHFEAKGWPEAKVVMRFWVVSGVFAIIGLVLFLLDKGAWH, encoded by the coding sequence ATGAGTTTTGATTTCATCGTTATTAAGATTTTTTCTCTGACTTTTATTTCTTTCGCCATGGCCATGGCTTGGACGCCGTTATTGACTCATTTCCTATATAAATACAAGTTGGGCAAACAGATCAGAGATAGTTCCAAAGCGCCGATTTTTTCCGCGTTGCATCAGAAAAAATCCGGCACGCCGACGATGGGCGGAATTTTGGTCTGGGTAACAGTATTGGTTTTGTCTTTGATAATTTTTTATCTGTCGTTATGGTTTGACAGTTTTTTTTCATTCTTGAATTTTTTAACCCGGCCGCAGACTCTTTTGCCTTTAGGGTGCTTAGTGTCAGCTGCTTTGGTGGGGTTGTTTGATGATTATTTAAATGTCAGGAAGATCGGTCCTTACGGTGGCGGGTTGTCGGTTAAGCATCGCTTGGCGGTTTATACCCTTATTGCTATGGCGGCTGCATTTTGGTTTTATTTTCGTCTTGATTGGGATTTGATCCGCGTGCCTTTCATGGGTAATTTTAATTTAGGTTGGTGGTTCATTCCTTTGGTCGTTTTTGTAATTGTCGGTACGGCGTTTTCGGTTAATGAGATTGATGGTCTGGATGGCCTGGCCGGCGGCACACTACTAATCGCTTATACGGCTTTCGGCGTTATTGCTTTTGCCCAGGGCAAGTATGACCTAGCGGCTTTCTGCGGTGTAATCGTCGGCGCTCTGACTGCTTTTCTGTGGTTTAACATTACGCCCGCCAGATTTTTTATGGGCGATACCGGCGCTATGTCGTTGGGCGTCACCTTGGCGGTGATTTCTATTTTGACTAAGTCCGTTTTGTTATTGCCGATCATCGGTTGTTTGTTTGTGATTGAAGCTTTGTCGGTAATCGTTCAAGTTTTGTCCAAGAGGTTACGAGGTAAGAAGGTGTTCTTGTCCACACCTATTCATCATCATTTTGAAGCTAAGGGCTGGCCGGAAGCCAAGGTAGTTATGAGGTTCTGGGTAGTCTCTGGCGTTTTTGCTATTATCGGATTGGTTTTATTCTTGTTGGATAAAGGCGCGTGGCACTAG